One stretch of Euphorbia lathyris chromosome 7, ddEupLath1.1, whole genome shotgun sequence DNA includes these proteins:
- the LOC136235222 gene encoding phosphoenolpyruvate carboxykinase (ATP) 1-like → MSENGEFSFKPAPTGRKELPKIQTKKPPNDVCHDDSGPTVNVQTIDQLHSLQKKKSAPTTPIKGGAPPSPLSEEQRQKQQLQSISASLASFTRETGPKVVRGDPAARKAEEQQVTDLDHFTPAISVSDSSLKFTHVLYNLSPAELYEQAIKYEKGSFVTSTGALATLSGAKTGRSPRDKRVVRDNITEHELWWGKGSPNIEMDEHTFMVNRERAVDYLNSLDKVFINDQFLNWDEEHRIKVRIVSARAYHSLFMHNMCIRPTPEELEDFGTPDFTIYNAGKFPCNRYTHYMTSSTSIDINLARREMVILGTQYAGEMKKGLFSVMHYLMPKRQILSLHSGCNMGKDGDVALFFGLSGTGKTTLSTDHNRYLIGDDEHCWSENGVSNIEGGCYAKCIDLSREKEPDIWNAIKFGTVLENVVFDEHTREVDYEDKSVTENTRAAYPIEYIPNAKLPCVGPHPKNVILLACDAFGVLPPVSKLSLAQTMYHFISGYTALVAGTEDGIKEPQATFSACFGAAFIMLHPTKYAAMLAEKMQKHGATGWLVNTGWSGGRYGSGKRIKLAYTRKIIDAIHSGSLLKANYKKTEVFGLEIPTEIEGVPSEILDPVNTWLDKKAHNDSLLKLGGLFRKNFEVFADYKIGKDNKLTEEILAAGPIF, encoded by the exons ATGTCTGAGAATGGAGAATTCAGCTTCAAACCCGCTCCAACCGGACGGAAAGAATTGCCCAAAATTCAAACAAAGAAGCCGCCAAATGATGTTTGCCATGACGATAGTGGACCAACGGTGAATGTCCAAACAATCGATCAACTTCACTCTCTTCAGAAGAAGAAATCGGCACCAACAACACCTATCAAGGGTGGTGCCCCTCCCTCCCCTCTTTCTGAAGAGCAGCGCCAGAAGCAGCAACTCCAATCCATCAG CGCTTCTTTGGCTTCTTTCACGAGAGAAACAGGACCGAAGGTGGTGAGAGGGGATCCAGCAGCGAGGAAGGCAGAGGAGCAGCAGGTTACCGACCTCGACCATTTTACTCCAGCTATAAGCGTTAGTGATAGTTCTCTTAAGTTCACCCATGTCCTCTACAATCTCTCTCCTGCTG AGCTGTACGAGCAAGCCATCAAGTACGAGAAGGGTTCGTTTGTAACATCAACTGGCGCCTTGGCTACACTATCTGGGGCAAAGACAGGCAGGTCGCCAAGAGACAAACGCGTTGTTAGGGACAATATCACCGAGCATGAACTTTGGTGGGGAAA GGGCTCTCCCAATATTGAAATGGATGAACATACTTTCATGGTTAACAGAGAAAGAGCTGTTGATTACTTGAATTCATTGGACAAG GTCTTCATCAATGATCAGTTTCTGAACTGGGATGAAGAGCACCGAATTAAAGTTCGTATAGTATCTGCCAGGGCCTATCATTCATTGTTCATGCACAACAT GTGTATCAGACCCACTCCTGAAGAGCTGGAGGACTTTGGAACTCCGGACTTCACTATTTACAATGCTGGGAAGTTCCCATGCAACCGTTACACCCACTACATGACTTCCTCCACTAGTATAGACATCAATCTGGCTAGGAGGGAAATGGTTATCCTTGGCACTCAATATGCTGGGGAAATGAAGAAAGGCCTATTCAGCGTAATGCATTATCTCATGCCTAAGCGCCAAATTCTCTCCCTTCACTCTGGATGCAATATGGGAAAAGATGGGGATGTTGCCCTCTTCTTTGGATTATCAG GTACTGGGAAGACTACTCTGTCTACTGATCACAACAGATATTTAATCGGGGATGATGAACACTGTTGGAGTGAGAATGGTGTCTCAAACATTGAAGGTGGTTGCTATGCCAAGTGCATTGATCTTTCAAGAGAGAAAGAGCCTGATATCTGGAATGCTATCAAGTTTGGAACTG TGTTGGAGAATGTTGTTTTTGATGAGCATACTCGAGAAGTAGATTATGAAGACAAATCTGTCACAG AAAACACGCGAGCAGCATATCCTATAGAATACATTCCAAATGCGAAGTTACCATGTGTTGGTCCCCATCCAAAGAATGTAATCCTTCTGGCATGTGATGCATTTGGGGTTCTCCCACCTGTAAGCAAGTTAAGCTTGGCACAGACCATGTATCACTTTATCAGTGGCTATACTGCTCTG GTGGCTGGGACAGAAGATGGTATTAAGGAGCCACAAGCAACATTTTCTGCTTGCTTTGGTGCAGCATTTATAATGTTGCATCCTACTAAGTATGCTGCTATGTTGGCTGAAAAAATGCAAAAGCATGGGGCTACTGGATGGCTTGTCAATACTGGCTGGTCAGGTGGCCG CTACGGATCGGGAAAGCGTATAAAGTTGGCATACACTCGAAAAATCATTGACGCAATACATTCCGGTAGCCTTTTGAAGGCAAACTACAAGAAGACAGAGGTGTTTGGGCTTGAAATTCCAACTGAGATAGAGGGGGTGCCGTCAGAAATCCTAGATCCTGTGAACACT TGGTTGGATAAGAAAGCACACAATGATAGCCTATTGAAGTTAGGTGGTCTGTTCaggaagaactttgaggtgttCGCTGATTATAAGATTGGAAAAGACAACAAGCTGACGGAGGAGATTCTTGCAGCTGGTCCTATTTTCTAA